In a genomic window of Labeo rohita strain BAU-BD-2019 chromosome 20, IGBB_LRoh.1.0, whole genome shotgun sequence:
- the henmt1 gene encoding small RNA 2'-O-methyltransferase, translating to MTTPFSPPLYMQRYQFVIDYVKTYRPKKVIDFGCAGCCLLKKLKFHRNGIQLLVGVDINSVVLLKRMHTLAPLVSDYLQPSDGPLTIELYQGSVTEREPCTRGFDLLTCVELIEHLELAEVERFTEVVFGYMAPGAVIVTTPNAEFNPLLPGLRGFRNYDHKFEWTRAEFQTWANRVCQEYGYSVHFTGVGEAVGHWRDVGFCTQIAVFQRINQAVSNAELLEPSVYRLVYKVVYPSLSDNNIYQRTLVNEVLYEAQHLRQEWLRKMNMDSNNNAHFYAPPLMDVFHHGVEVDARYWQPVYQQGGTVCVPLARVWSSPRVRALCGSLQRLREELVVDARVRMSADGTVLNLPVYDEEEEAEEEKDEEENVKTVSGIGNNMEEDWDRDLGSYESV from the exons ATGACCACACCGTTTTCTCCTCCGCTCTATATGCAGCGATATCAGTTTGTTATCGACTACGTGAAAACCTACCGACctaaaaag GTCATCGATTTCGGATGCGCAGGATGTTGCTTGCTAAAAAAGCTGAAGTTTCATCGCAACGGTATACAGTTATTAGTGGGAGTTGATATCAACAGCGTCGTCCTCTTGAAGAGAAT GCATACGTTGGCTCCACTTGTAAGTGATTATCTACAGCCAAGTGATGGGCCTTTGACCATTGAGTTGTACCAAGGCTCTGTCACGGAAAGGGAGCCCTGCACCAGAGGATTTGATCTTCTGACATGTGTTGAGTT AATTGAACACCTGGAGCTTGCGGAGGTGGAGAGGTTTACAGAGGTGGTGTTCGGGTATATGGCACCAGGTGCTGTCATCGTCACCACACCCAATGCAGAGTTCAACCCGCTGCTGCCGGGCCTGAGAGGCTTTAGAAACTACGACCATAAGTTTGAATGGACCAGAGCAGAGTTTCAGACTTG GGCTAACCGGGTCTGTCAAGAATATGGTTACTCCGTGCACTTCACTGGAGTTGGTGAAGCTGTTGGCCACTGGAGAGACGTGGGATTCTGCACCCAAATCGCAGTGTTCCAGAGGATAAATCAGGCCGTGAGCAATGCTGAACTCTTGGAGCCCTCTGTGTACAGACTG GTGTACAAAGTGGTTTATCCCAGCTTGTCTGACAACAACATCTACCAGAGAACTTTAGTCAATGAGGTCCTATATGAAGCACAACACCTGAGACAGGAATGGCTGAGGAAAATGAACATGGACTCCAACAATAATGCACACTTCTATGCTCCTCCATTGATGGACGTATTCCATCATGGGGTCGAAGTCGATGCACGTTACTGGCAGCCGGTTTACCAGCAGGGCGGCACCGTTTGCGTTCCTTTGGCACGCGTGTGGTCGAGTCCCAGAGTGAGAGCTCTGTGTGGAAGCCTGCAGCGCCTCAGGGAGGAACTGGTGGTGGATGCGCGGGTGAGGATGAGCGCTGATGGAACGGTGCTAAACCTGCCTGTCtatgatgaggaggaggaggcggAGGAAGAAAAAGATGAAGAAGAGAATGTGAAAACGGTGTCAGGTATTGGAAACAACATGGAGGAGGACTGGGATCGGGACCTTGGGAGTTACGAAAGCGTTTAA